A window of the Astyanax mexicanus isolate ESR-SI-001 chromosome 22, AstMex3_surface, whole genome shotgun sequence genome harbors these coding sequences:
- the LOC111189646 gene encoding uncharacterized protein LOC111189646 isoform X12, whose amino-acid sequence MASPSRVRPLEVRTDCWKDSTIRPPAFACRKAWVKHILCVPTSRPQPAAIIPGPAAQALADPVWEVEDLDDEVEMSKESDVSSVSSSSFFSEDSDVYTSPFSSCSESSVEDLTTTVFPPELTGQGVTAPSPTIRTQSRSLKILTTNFWTSVFSRFRSRARVSVLVGEADPGLEAEPAAQDVQDLEERRDAVETPPKRKGGRRKLFLSCFRGSERD is encoded by the exons ATGGCGTCTCCGAGCAGAGTCCGCCCCCTGGAG GTGCGTACTGACTGCTGGAAGGACTCCACCATCCGTCCCCCGGCTTTCGCC TGCCGAAAGGCTTGGGTGAAACACATCCTGTGCGTGCCCACCTCCCGCCCACAGCCTGCAGCAATCATCCCAGGTCCagctgcacag GCTTTGGCCGACCCTGTCTGGGAGGTGGAGGACCTTGACGATGAGGTGGAGATGTCGAAG GAGTCAGACGTCTCTTCCGTTTCCTCTTCGTCATTTTTTTCG gAGGATTCAGACGTCTACACTTCACCTTTTTCTTCT tgctCAGAATCTTCAGTGGAGGACCTCACCACCACCGTCTTCCCACCAGAGCTAACCGGCCAGGGAGTCACTGCACCTTCACCCACCATCAGAACACAGAGCAGGTCCCTGAAAATACTCACCACCAACTTTTGGACCTCTGTGTTTTCTCGTTTCAGGTCCCGTgctcgagtctcggtgctggtTGGGGAGGCGGACCCAGGTCTGGAGGCGGAGCCggctgcacag GACGTGCAGGACCTGGAAGAGCGAAGGGACGCGGTGGAGACCCCTCCCAAAAGAAAG GGAGGAAGGAGGAAGCTGTTCCTGAGCTGCTTCAGGGGGTCAGAGAGGGACTAA
- the LOC111189646 gene encoding uncharacterized protein LOC111189646 isoform X1 gives MASPSRVRPLEVRTDCWKDSTIRPPAFACRKAWVKHILCVPTSRPQPAAIIPGPAAQALADPVWEVEDLDDEVEMSKEESDVSSVSSSSFFSEDSDVYTSPFSSCSESSVEDLTTTVFPPELTGQGVTAPSPTIRTQSRSLKILTTNFWTSVFSRFRSRARVSVLVGEADPGLEAEPAAQDVQDLEERRDAVETPPKRKGGRRKLFLSCFRGSERD, from the exons ATGGCGTCTCCGAGCAGAGTCCGCCCCCTGGAG GTGCGTACTGACTGCTGGAAGGACTCCACCATCCGTCCCCCGGCTTTCGCC TGCCGAAAGGCTTGGGTGAAACACATCCTGTGCGTGCCCACCTCCCGCCCACAGCCTGCAGCAATCATCCCAGGTCCagctgcacag GCTTTGGCCGACCCTGTCTGGGAGGTGGAGGACCTTGACGATGAGGTGGAGATGTCGAAG gAGGAGTCAGACGTCTCTTCCGTTTCCTCTTCGTCATTTTTTTCG gAGGATTCAGACGTCTACACTTCACCTTTTTCTTCT tgctCAGAATCTTCAGTGGAGGACCTCACCACCACCGTCTTCCCACCAGAGCTAACCGGCCAGGGAGTCACTGCACCTTCACCCACCATCAGAACACAGAGCAGGTCCCTGAAAATACTCACCACCAACTTTTGGACCTCTGTGTTTTCTCGTTTCAGGTCCCGTgctcgagtctcggtgctggtTGGGGAGGCGGACCCAGGTCTGGAGGCGGAGCCggctgcacag GACGTGCAGGACCTGGAAGAGCGAAGGGACGCGGTGGAGACCCCTCCCAAAAGAAAG GGAGGAAGGAGGAAGCTGTTCCTGAGCTGCTTCAGGGGGTCAGAGAGGGACTAA
- the LOC111189646 gene encoding uncharacterized protein LOC111189646 isoform X16: MASPSRVRPLEVRTDCWKDSTIRPPAFACRKAWVKHILCVPTSRPQPAAIIPGPAAQALADPVWEVEDLDDEVEMSKEESDVSSVSSSSFFSDSDVYTSPFSSCSESSVEDLTTTVFPPELTGQGVTAPSPTIRTQSRSLKILTTNFWTSVFSRFRSRARVSVLVGEADPGLEAEPAAQDVQDLEERRDAVETPPKRKGGRRKLFLSCFRGSERD; the protein is encoded by the exons ATGGCGTCTCCGAGCAGAGTCCGCCCCCTGGAG GTGCGTACTGACTGCTGGAAGGACTCCACCATCCGTCCCCCGGCTTTCGCC TGCCGAAAGGCTTGGGTGAAACACATCCTGTGCGTGCCCACCTCCCGCCCACAGCCTGCAGCAATCATCCCAGGTCCagctgcacag GCTTTGGCCGACCCTGTCTGGGAGGTGGAGGACCTTGACGATGAGGTGGAGATGTCGAAG gAGGAGTCAGACGTCTCTTCCGTTTCCTCTTCGTCATTTTTTTCG GATTCAGACGTCTACACTTCACCTTTTTCTTCT tgctCAGAATCTTCAGTGGAGGACCTCACCACCACCGTCTTCCCACCAGAGCTAACCGGCCAGGGAGTCACTGCACCTTCACCCACCATCAGAACACAGAGCAGGTCCCTGAAAATACTCACCACCAACTTTTGGACCTCTGTGTTTTCTCGTTTCAGGTCCCGTgctcgagtctcggtgctggtTGGGGAGGCGGACCCAGGTCTGGAGGCGGAGCCggctgcacag GACGTGCAGGACCTGGAAGAGCGAAGGGACGCGGTGGAGACCCCTCCCAAAAGAAAG GGAGGAAGGAGGAAGCTGTTCCTGAGCTGCTTCAGGGGGTCAGAGAGGGACTAA
- the LOC111189646 gene encoding uncharacterized protein LOC111189646 isoform X8, with protein MASPSRVRPLEVRTDCWKDSTIRPPAFACRKAWVKHILCVPTSRPQPAAIIPGPAAQALADPVWEVEDLDDEVEMSKEESDVSSVSSSSFFSEDSDVYTSPFSSCSESSVEDLTTTVFPPELTGQGVTAPSPTIRTQSRSLKILTTNFWTSVFSRFRSRARVSVLVGEADPGLEAEPAAQDVQDLEERRDAVETPPKRKGGRRKLFLSCFRGSERD; from the exons GTGCGTACTGACTGCTGGAAGGACTCCACCATCCGTCCCCCGGCTTTCGCC TGCCGAAAGGCTTGGGTGAAACACATCCTGTGCGTGCCCACCTCCCGCCCACAGCCTGCAGCAATCATCCCAGGTCCagctgcacag GCTTTGGCCGACCCTGTCTGGGAGGTGGAGGACCTTGACGATGAGGTGGAGATGTCGAAG gAGGAGTCAGACGTCTCTTCCGTTTCCTCTTCGTCATTTTTTTCG gAGGATTCAGACGTCTACACTTCACCTTTTTCTTCT tgctCAGAATCTTCAGTGGAGGACCTCACCACCACCGTCTTCCCACCAGAGCTAACCGGCCAGGGAGTCACTGCACCTTCACCCACCATCAGAACACAGAGCAGGTCCCTGAAAATACTCACCACCAACTTTTGGACCTCTGTGTTTTCTCGTTTCAGGTCCCGTgctcgagtctcggtgctggtTGGGGAGGCGGACCCAGGTCTGGAGGCGGAGCCggctgcacag GACGTGCAGGACCTGGAAGAGCGAAGGGACGCGGTGGAGACCCCTCCCAAAAGAAAG GGAGGAAGGAGGAAGCTGTTCCTGAGCTGCTTCAGGGGGTCAGAGAGGGACTAA